The following coding sequences lie in one Haladaptatus sp. DJG-WS-42 genomic window:
- a CDS encoding phosphopentomutase/phosphoglucosamine mutase has product MELFGTAGIRGSARDRVTPSLALAVGRAAGDEHDEFVVGRDGRETGPALAAALEAGLESAGATVYRAGQLPTPALAFAAQGRHGVMITASHNPPQDNGLKLFCDGVEYDRDAERRIEQRVEAGQSPLDWDEWGVASTSEPLSAYRKAVCEYGTSMGAPLDGLKVVVDCGNGMAALATPYVLRELGAHVVTLNGNVDGHFPGRESKPTPETLADLRAFLADGDFAFGIGHDGDADRAVFLDGNGEVVHEDTIVAIFAEHYVRTSDAEDPVVVTTPNASARIDERVRDAGGRVERIRLGALHEGIETALENGTEGTRVVFAAEPWKHIHTQFGGWIDGPASAAVFARLVAAHGLSALREPVTERPYRKVSTECPDDRKEAAMAELETALPAAFPDATVSTEYGVRLEREDGSWVLVRPSGTEPYVRVYAESADVDTLVSTVIEIVKTAVVKR; this is encoded by the coding sequence ATGGAACTGTTCGGAACAGCGGGTATCCGCGGAAGCGCCCGCGACCGAGTGACGCCGTCGCTGGCGCTCGCCGTTGGCAGAGCCGCCGGCGACGAACACGATGAATTCGTCGTTGGGCGCGACGGCCGCGAAACCGGCCCCGCGCTCGCCGCGGCCCTCGAAGCCGGACTCGAAAGCGCCGGTGCGACCGTCTACCGCGCCGGACAACTGCCGACTCCGGCGCTTGCATTCGCCGCGCAGGGTCGACACGGCGTGATGATTACGGCGAGTCACAACCCGCCACAGGACAACGGGCTCAAACTCTTTTGCGATGGTGTCGAATACGACCGCGACGCAGAACGCCGCATCGAACAACGGGTCGAAGCAGGGCAATCGCCCCTCGATTGGGACGAGTGGGGTGTCGCGAGCACGAGCGAACCGCTCTCCGCCTACCGGAAGGCCGTCTGTGAGTACGGGACGTCGATGGGTGCGCCGCTCGACGGCCTCAAAGTCGTCGTCGACTGCGGCAACGGGATGGCCGCGCTCGCCACGCCCTACGTCCTCCGCGAACTCGGCGCGCACGTCGTCACGCTGAACGGCAACGTAGACGGTCACTTCCCCGGCCGCGAGAGCAAGCCAACCCCCGAGACGCTCGCAGACCTGCGGGCGTTCCTCGCAGACGGCGATTTCGCCTTCGGCATCGGGCACGACGGCGACGCAGATCGTGCGGTGTTTTTAGACGGCAATGGCGAAGTCGTCCACGAGGACACCATCGTCGCCATCTTCGCAGAACACTACGTGCGCACGAGCGACGCAGAAGACCCCGTCGTCGTGACGACGCCGAACGCCTCTGCGCGCATCGACGAGCGCGTCCGCGACGCCGGTGGTCGCGTCGAGCGCATTCGACTTGGCGCGCTCCACGAAGGTATCGAAACCGCGCTCGAAAACGGCACAGAGGGGACGCGCGTCGTGTTCGCCGCAGAGCCGTGGAAACACATCCACACCCAGTTCGGCGGCTGGATTGACGGCCCTGCGAGCGCCGCGGTGTTCGCCCGACTCGTCGCCGCTCACGGCCTCTCTGCACTCCGCGAACCAGTCACCGAACGCCCGTACCGCAAAGTGAGCACCGAGTGTCCCGACGACCGGAAGGAAGCCGCGATGGCTGAACTCGAAACGGCGCTTCCCGCCGCCTTCCCCGACGCAACTGTATCAACTGAGTACGGCGTTCGCCTCGAACGAGAAGACGGGTCGTGGGTGCTCGTTCGCCCGAGCGGGACCGAGCCGTATGTCAGAGTGTATGCAGAAAGTGCGGACGTGGATACCCTTGTTTCCACGGTCATAGAAATCGTAAAAACAGCCGTTGTGAAGCGCTAA
- a CDS encoding DUF5793 family protein: MRRDYFGVSLTNLDDDTSEPQQPTLSISYTGPREKFSGWHNHADGTPLAAADVDVSFRLKRPLTTDGSDGVLAVTNRTTGEFILEVNLETREVLRFIRVARRYGNLSDGEKHYTLQLDGTEEDVAFEKATFLVYSHTGELLHQHSLIPSGVEL, encoded by the coding sequence ATGAGGCGCGATTATTTCGGGGTCTCCCTCACAAACCTCGACGACGACACCTCAGAGCCCCAGCAACCAACGCTTTCGATTTCTTACACCGGCCCGCGTGAGAAGTTCAGCGGGTGGCACAATCATGCCGATGGAACACCGCTCGCCGCCGCCGATGTTGACGTTTCGTTCCGACTGAAACGCCCCCTCACTACGGACGGGAGCGACGGCGTCCTCGCGGTGACCAATCGGACCACCGGCGAGTTCATCTTGGAAGTAAATCTCGAAACCCGCGAAGTGCTCCGATTCATCCGCGTCGCGCGGCGGTATGGTAATCTCTCGGACGGTGAGAAACACTACACCCTTCAGTTAGACGGCACAGAAGAGGACGTTGCATTCGAGAAGGCGACCTTCCTCGTCTATAGCCACACGGGTGAGTTGCTCCACCAACACAGTCTCATCCCGAGCGGCGTCGAACTCTGA
- a CDS encoding type II/IV secretion system ATPase subunit, giving the protein MANELSSETTTQAHHDEEASVLSQFQQWLSRTSKMLTGSTLSLTNYDPTADGPLVTFSGLAGWEELDRYWVNAPFAFVAILYSPEKNDHRYHVVEPDLSPVEARLLETLVDDIRDPLLYRGSTNTDPEVVLKDELRKRLEEYGASVEMATFYRLFYYLNRSFLGYGKLDPLMHDPHVEDISCDGYDIPLFIYHDEQDNIETTITFSQAELDNFVIQLAQRSGKHISIGAPVVGTTLPDGSRAELVMGEEVTPRGSAFTIRRYATDPFTPIDLINYGTFTLRQMAYLWLGIENGRSLIFAGGTASGKTTSMNAVSMFIPPRAKVLTIEDTHELTLFHDNWLSSVTRERLDEGADITMYDLLRSALRHRPEYIIVGEVRGEEAMTLFQAMNTGHTTYSTMHADSVQTAINRLENEPINVPRQMVQSLDILCIQSLVRVEGERSRRNRTIAEIEGINQRTGELDYSTAYTWDASTDTVSEGTSTVLDEIRDERGWSQSQLLNEVRNRRRFLEYLREEGINDYRQFTAMVNKYYADTDAVMAQVDAHRTQGHAAE; this is encoded by the coding sequence ATGGCAAACGAGTTATCATCTGAAACTACCACACAGGCACACCACGACGAAGAAGCGAGCGTGCTCTCGCAGTTTCAACAGTGGCTTTCGCGCACATCGAAGATGTTGACCGGTTCGACGCTCAGCCTCACGAACTACGACCCGACCGCAGACGGGCCGCTCGTGACGTTCAGCGGGCTTGCTGGCTGGGAAGAACTCGACCGCTATTGGGTGAACGCCCCGTTCGCATTCGTCGCCATTCTCTACAGTCCCGAGAAAAACGACCACCGCTATCACGTCGTCGAGCCAGACCTCTCACCGGTCGAAGCCCGGTTGCTCGAAACGCTCGTAGACGACATCCGCGACCCGCTGCTGTACCGAGGCTCGACGAACACCGACCCCGAAGTGGTGTTGAAAGACGAACTCAGAAAGCGCCTTGAGGAGTACGGTGCGAGCGTCGAGATGGCGACATTCTACCGCCTGTTTTACTACCTCAATCGCTCGTTTCTCGGCTACGGCAAACTCGACCCGCTCATGCACGACCCACACGTAGAAGACATCTCGTGTGACGGCTACGACATCCCGTTGTTCATCTACCACGACGAACAGGACAACATCGAAACCACCATCACCTTCAGCCAAGCGGAACTCGACAACTTCGTCATCCAACTCGCCCAGCGCTCGGGTAAGCACATCTCGATTGGCGCACCCGTCGTCGGGACGACGCTCCCAGACGGCAGTCGTGCAGAACTCGTCATGGGCGAGGAAGTGACGCCACGCGGCTCTGCGTTCACGATTCGCCGCTACGCAACCGACCCGTTCACGCCAATCGACCTCATCAACTACGGGACGTTCACCCTCCGCCAGATGGCATATCTCTGGCTCGGCATCGAAAATGGACGGTCGCTCATCTTCGCGGGCGGGACGGCATCTGGGAAGACCACATCGATGAACGCCGTGTCGATGTTCATTCCACCGCGTGCGAAGGTGTTGACCATCGAAGACACCCACGAACTCACGCTCTTTCACGACAACTGGCTTTCTTCGGTCACCCGCGAACGCCTCGATGAGGGGGCAGACATCACGATGTACGACCTGCTTCGCTCCGCGCTGCGCCACCGTCCCGAGTACATCATCGTCGGCGAGGTGCGCGGTGAAGAGGCAATGACGCTGTTTCAGGCGATGAACACGGGTCACACCACCTACTCGACGATGCACGCAGACAGCGTCCAAACGGCCATCAACCGCCTCGAAAACGAACCCATCAACGTCCCACGCCAAATGGTCCAATCGCTCGACATCCTCTGCATCCAGTCGCTTGTCCGCGTCGAAGGCGAACGTTCGCGGCGCAATCGGACGATCGCTGAAATCGAGGGTATCAACCAACGCACGGGCGAACTCGACTACTCGACTGCGTACACGTGGGACGCGAGCACGGACACCGTCTCAGAGGGGACCAGTACCGTGTTAGACGAAATCAGAGACGAACGTGGGTGGTCGCAGAGCCAACTGCTCAATGAGGTGCGCAATCGTCGTCGCTTCCTCGAATATCTGCGCGAAGAAGGGATAAACGACTATCGGCAGTTCACCGCGATGGTAAACAAATACTACGCCGATACGGACGCGGTGATGGCGCAGGTTGACGCACACCGCACACAGGGACACGCAGCAGAATAA